A stretch of Eleutherodactylus coqui strain aEleCoq1 chromosome 2, aEleCoq1.hap1, whole genome shotgun sequence DNA encodes these proteins:
- the BCL2L14 gene encoding apoptosis facilitator Bcl-2-like protein 14 yields MRSALLCLPQTPQEAAAMVSVQDEALDEVPLQDEDSIEFRMLMVYAQRTLPDSKLRDLMRRTPLQKGDGGEDSFRVVESPSTPSKKEKKSLRMRLTPKCLRPVKAEEGEALYAPKERSSESPSSNQGEEDDVRFRGFVKRLMSIVRKLEKQDQESVQFRGLKREYSVQHDADGEDDLIENIVAFLRSAGDKVNNEIVQEQSFLQRLQAFWSYGFYQRLTETYVAHMVTESEPENIQQSSKIALCVHATTRLATLDNHPMNRMFGFGAKYLKENYSQWIKEHGGWETVLAVANSQEEESGED; encoded by the exons ATGCGCTCAGCTCTGCTGTGTCTACCACAGACTCCTCAGGAAGCTGCAG CGATGGTGTCTGTGCAGGATGAAGCTCTGGACGAGGTTCCTCTCCAGGATGAGGACAGTATTGAGTTTCGGATGTTGATGGTTTATGCGCAGCGCACTTTGCCTGACAGTAAACTTCGCGACCTGATGAGGCGGACTCCCTTACAGAAGGGAGATGGCGGTGAGGACAGCTTCAGAGTTGTTGAGAGCCCGTCTACCCcctcaaaaaaagagaaaaagagtcTACGCATGAGGTTAACCCCGAAGTGTTTGCGGCCTGTGAAAGCAGAGGAGGGAGAAGCTTTATACGCCCCCAAGGAAAGGTCTTCAGAATCCCCCTCCTCCAACCAAGGAG AGGAGGATGATGTGCGGTTCAGAGGATTCGTCAAGAGACTAATGTCCATCGTCCGCAAATTGGAAAAACAAGACCAGGAGAGTGTGCAGTTCAGGGGACTGAAGAGGGAGTACAGCGTCCAGCACGACGCAGACG GTGAAGATGATTTGATAGAAAATATTGTGGCGTTCCTGAGATCAGCAGGCGACAAAGTAAATAACGAG ATTGTCCAGGAGCAGAGCTTTCTACAGAGACTTCAAGCCTTCTGGTCTTATGGCTTCTATCAGAGACTTACAGAGACGTACGTGGCGCACATGGTCACCGAGTCAGAACCGGAGAACATACAGCAGAGCAGTAAGATCGCGCTGTGTGTCCACGCCACCACCAGACTCGCCACTTTAGACAATCACCCCATGAACAGGATGTTCGGGTTTGGAGCCAAATATCTCAAGGAAAACTACAGTCAGTGGATCAAGGAGCATGGAGGATGG GAAACTGTTCTAGCAGTTGCCAATTCCCAGGAGGAGGAGTCAGGGGAGGACTAA